CGTCGAGGAAGGCCTCGCACTCGGCACCGGTGCCCACCGAGACGCGCAGCCAGCCCGGCAGGCCGACGTCGCGAACCAGTACGCCGTGGTCCAGTAGCGCCTGCCAGGTCAGCGTCGAGTCGTCGAGACCACCGAAGAGCACGAAGTTCGCGTCGGAGTCCACCACCTCGAAGCCCCGGGCTCGCAGCGACACGATCATCGCGTCGCGGTCCGAGCGCAGCTGGGCGACCTGGGCCAGCGTGTCGTCGGCGTGACGCAGCGCGGCCAGGGCGGCGGCCTGGGTCAACACCGACAGGTGGTAGGGCAGCCGCACCAACGTCAGCGCGTCGACGATCCTCGGGTCGGCAGCCAGATATCCCAGCCGCGCGCCGGCGAACCCGAACGCCTTCGACATCGTCCGGGTGACCACCAGGCGGGGATGACCGTCGAGCAGCCGCAGCAGGGAGGGCGCCGAGGAGAACTCGGCGTACGCCTCGTCGACCACGACGATCCCGGGTGCGGCTTCCAGCACGGCCGCCACGACGGCCGGGTCCATCGCCGTACCCGTCGGATTGTTCGGCGAGCACAGGAAGACCACCGCCGGCGAGTGCGCCCGAACCTCGGCCACCGCCACGTCAGCGGACAACGTGAAGTCAGTCGCTCGCGGGGAGCCGATCCAAGGGGTCGCGGTGGCGCGGGCGATCAGCTCGTGCATCGAGTACGACGGGACGAATCCGAGCGCCACGTGGCCTGGGCCGCCGAACGCCTGGAGCAGCTGCTGCAGGATCTCGTTGGAGCCGTTCGCCGCCCAGACCTGCGACGTCGTCAGACCGTGCCCGAGGTAGCGCGCCAGAGCGGCTCGCAGCTCCTCCGCGTCGCGGTCGGGATAGCGGTTCATCGACGCCGCCGCGGCAGCGACCGACTCGGCCAGATCCGCGACGAGCGCGGGAGGCGGCGGGTACGGGTTCTCGTTCGTGTTCAGCCGGACGGCGACGTCGAGCTGCGGCGCACCGTACGCCGTCAGACCGCGTAGGTCGTCGCGGAGCGGGAGACCGCCCCACTGGTCCGAGCCGCTCATCGGAGCCTGGTGGCGACGGCCTCGACGTGCGCGGCGAGGTCCTCGGCTCCGCCCAGCGCCGCGATGTGGTCCCCGACCGCGGCGAGGGCCTCACGGCTGTAGTCGATGACGTGGATTCCGCGCAGGAACGACTGCACGGACAGTCCGGAGGTGTGACGGGCGGTCCCGCCGGTCGGCAGCACGTGGTTGGAGCCGGCCAGATAGTCACCGAGCGACACCGGAGACCACGCGCCGACGAAGATCGCCCCGGCGTTGCGAACCCGGGCGGCGTCTGCTGAGGCGTTGGCAGTGATGACCTCGAGGTGCTCGGCTCCCCATGCATCGACCACGCCGATTCCGGCGTCGATGTCGTCGACCAGCACGTACGCCGACTGGCCGGCGAGGGCGGTCTCGACCCGCTCGCGGTGCCGGGTCTGCGCCACGCGCTTCTCCAGCGCGACGTCGACGGCGTCGAGCAGGTCGAGGCTGGGGCTGACCAGCAGGCAGGCAGCCAGCTCGTCGTGCTCGGCCTGCGCGACCAGGTCAGCGGCGACGTAGTCCGGGTCGGCGCTGTCGTCAGCGAGGATCGCGATCTCGGTCGGGCCCGCTTCGGCGTCGATGCCGACGACGCCGCGCACACACCGTTTCGCCGCCGCGACGTACACGTTGCCCGGCCCGGTCACCAGGTCGACGGCACGGACGCCCTCGACGCCGTAGGCGAACATCGCGATCGCCTGGGCGCCGCCGACCGCATAGACCTCCTCCACCCCGAGCAGCGCACAGGCTGCGAGCACCGCCGGGTTGGGCCGGCCGTCGAACTGCGGCTTGGGGGGCGAGGCGACGGCGAGCGAGCCGACCCCGGCGACCTGGGCCGGGACGACGTTCATCACGACACTCGACGGGTAGGCGACGAGGCCACCCGGTACGTAGAGGCCGACCCGGCCGACCGGCACCCAACGCTCCGTCACGACGGCACCGGGCGCGACGTCGACGACCGCGTCGTCGCGGAGCTGGGCTTCGTGCACCCGGCGGGCGCGAGCGATCGCCTCCTCCAGGGCGTCGCGCACCGCGGGGTCGAGCGCGTCGAGCGCGGCGGACAGCGCGGCCGGTGACACGCGCAGCTCGTCCAGGCGCACGCCGTCGAACTGCTCGGTGTAGTCCAGCACCGCCGCTCGCCCGCGCTCGCGGACGCCGTCGACGATCGGCCGCACGCTGGCGACGGCCGCCTCGACGTCGAGTCGGGCACGGGGCAGCTCGCGCGGCTCGCAGTCACGGCCGCGCATGTCGACGCGGGAGATCACGGGGAGCCAGGGTAGGCCGCGGGCGCCTTCACCGTCGGTCGATTTACCGCGCGCAGCCAGGTGATCATCGAGCTGAGCAGCAATGATGCCATCGGCCAGCTCAACAGCATCGCGGTGGCGCGCACCTTGAAGTCGAGCAGCCTGACGACGCCGTCGATTCCCTGTCGCGATGCGGTCGGGAAGGCCGAGTCGAGCGTCGACCGCAGGGGGCCGACGCCGACCAGGTACCCGACCCGGTCCGCGACGAACATCGCCAGCAGCCCGCCGGCCACGAGGCCGACCAACGCTCCGGGCCCGTCCGCAGCGGCCGCGGGAAGCGCGAGGAACACCGCCACCACGCACACGATCCCGGCGATGATGCCCAGCAGCGCCAACCACAGGTCGTCGCCCATGAGGGCCTTCGTCTTCTCCTCGGGGTTGTTGATCGCGGCGTGCACGTCGAGGTGCGGCGCGACGGCGTGCCAGATCAGGCCGACGACCGATCCGAGCAACGCGATGCAGACCATCAGAACGAGCGCGAGGACCGCCTCCGCCCGCCAGTCGATCCAGGATGTGGCCGGATCGACCGACGAGGGCTGCATCGGTCCAGTGTCGCCTACCGGCCGTCGCCGATCGCCGCGACTGTCAGGTGGCGCTGCGCGAGCCGCTCGGCCAGCAGCGGAAGCGCTGCGAGCGTCGTACGCCAGGACCCGGGAGCGCTGGTCACGTCGGAGTCGTGCAGCAGCATGGTCCCGCCCGAGAGCCGGCCGGACTCGAGGTGGCCGACGACGGACTCGGGCGTCGCGTCGGCCTGCCAGTCCACGCCCCAGCTCGACCACAGCAGCGGTCGCAGGCCCAAGGCTCGTGAGGCGAGGTACGACGGACCGGACATCACGCCGTACGTCGGTCGCCACCAGCGCGGCGACTCCCCGACGACCTCGGCGACGGTGTCCCGACCGCGCCGCAGGTCGGCCGCGATTCCCCACGGCGTGCGCGCGATGGTGTAGCGGTGCTGGTCGCCGTGCAGCCCGATCCGATGTCCTCGCCGCAGCGTCTCCACCACCACGTCGGGGTAGCGGCGCGCTTGCGAGCCGAGCACGAAGAACGTCGCCGGCCAGCCGAGCCGGTCGAGCTCGTCGAGGATCGCGATCGTCCCTTGCGGGTGCGGCCCGTCGTCGAAGGTGAGCGCCACCGAGCCCGGGGGCATCGGGCCACACAGCGGCGGGGCCACGACGCGACGCAACCCGGGTAGCCAGGTCCCGGCCGGAACGATCTGCACGGCCGCGGCTGCGCCGACCGCCACTGCCGCGATCTCGACGCCGTTCACGACGTAGAGATCACCACAGCGTGTCGAGCACGTCGATGGCACGCTCGCACCCGAACACCGCGGCGGCCTCGACCGGTGGCCGGGCGTCGCGAACCGCGACCATCAGCTCGGCCGGGCTGGCCGCCCACCGCGCCAGGCCGGCGCGTTGCAGGGCATCGGCGTTGAGCCGGCCGTGGCCGGCGATCGGGCGGTAGAGGACCGTCGGTCTGCCGACGGCGAGGGCCTCCCAGCAGGTGGTGCCGCCGGCGTTGTCGACCACGACGTCGGCGGCCGCGAGCAGCCCGACGACGTCGCTGGTCCAGGGCACGGCACGCGCGCCCGGCACGGCCGCGATCCGGCGGGACAGGCGGCGCGAACGCCCGCACAGCACGAGGACCTGATCGGCTGCCGCGGTCAGCTGGCGAGCGGCTGTCACGACCTCGCCCACTCCCCAGCTGCCGCCGTTGACGAGGACGACCCGCTCATGCGGTGCGATCGCCCACCGCTGGCGCGCCGCGTCGCGGTCGACCGGCTCGAGGTAGCGCTGCGCCACGAGCGGCGTGATCGGCTTGACGACCGCGGCGCTCATCTCCTCCAACTCGGCGGCGGTGGCGCTCATCGGGGCGAGGGTGAGGTCCACGCCCGCCCAGACCCAGTACGGATGTGCTCCCGGGTCGGTGACGTAGGTCGCGACCGGCGCCGTCAGGCG
This genomic interval from Mycobacteriales bacterium contains the following:
- the hisD gene encoding histidinol dehydrogenase, producing the protein MRGRDCEPRELPRARLDVEAAVASVRPIVDGVRERGRAAVLDYTEQFDGVRLDELRVSPAALSAALDALDPAVRDALEEAIARARRVHEAQLRDDAVVDVAPGAVVTERWVPVGRVGLYVPGGLVAYPSSVVMNVVPAQVAGVGSLAVASPPKPQFDGRPNPAVLAACALLGVEEVYAVGGAQAIAMFAYGVEGVRAVDLVTGPGNVYVAAAKRCVRGVVGIDAEAGPTEIAILADDSADPDYVAADLVAQAEHDELAACLLVSPSLDLLDAVDVALEKRVAQTRHRERVETALAGQSAYVLVDDIDAGIGVVDAWGAEHLEVITANASADAARVRNAGAIFVGAWSPVSLGDYLAGSNHVLPTGGTARHTSGLSVQSFLRGIHVIDYSREALAAVGDHIAALGGAEDLAAHVEAVATRLR
- a CDS encoding histidinol-phosphate transaminase, with amino-acid sequence MSGSDQWGGLPLRDDLRGLTAYGAPQLDVAVRLNTNENPYPPPPALVADLAESVAAAAASMNRYPDRDAEELRAALARYLGHGLTTSQVWAANGSNEILQQLLQAFGGPGHVALGFVPSYSMHELIARATATPWIGSPRATDFTLSADVAVAEVRAHSPAVVFLCSPNNPTGTAMDPAVVAAVLEAAPGIVVVDEAYAEFSSAPSLLRLLDGHPRLVVTRTMSKAFGFAGARLGYLAADPRIVDALTLVRLPYHLSVLTQAAALAALRHADDTLAQVAQLRSDRDAMIVSLRARGFEVVDSDANFVLFGGLDDSTLTWQALLDHGVLVRDVGLPGWLRVSVGTGAECEAFLDALDRATAPH
- a CDS encoding glycosyltransferase; the protein is MGSKRLLIVSASMGAGHDAAAAALAAQAEAEGHTVRTVDLLEMPPHGQGAILRAFYHSMIAVIPWLYDWAMRTWVTHPGLFEAITHNGGRSAEKPLLAEVDAFRPDAVVAVYNLAAQVLGRLRSQGRLTAPVATYVTDPGAHPYWVWAGVDLTLAPMSATAAELEEMSAAVVKPITPLVAQRYLEPVDRDAARQRWAIAPHERVVLVNGGSWGVGEVVTAARQLTAAADQVLVLCGRSRRLSRRIAAVPGARAVPWTSDVVGLLAAADVVVDNAGGTTCWEALAVGRPTVLYRPIAGHGRLNADALQRAGLARWAASPAELMVAVRDARPPVEAAAVFGCERAIDVLDTLW
- a CDS encoding polysaccharide deacetylase family protein; translated protein: MNGVEIAAVAVGAAAAVQIVPAGTWLPGLRRVVAPPLCGPMPPGSVALTFDDGPHPQGTIAILDELDRLGWPATFFVLGSQARRYPDVVVETLRRGHRIGLHGDQHRYTIARTPWGIAADLRRGRDTVAEVVGESPRWWRPTYGVMSGPSYLASRALGLRPLLWSSWGVDWQADATPESVVGHLESGRLSGGTMLLHDSDVTSAPGSWRTTLAALPLLAERLAQRHLTVAAIGDGR